A window from Gemmatimonadaceae bacterium encodes these proteins:
- a CDS encoding NAD(P)-dependent oxidoreductase has product MVQRRVMPAMPASGPAGDPAPNTEDDLDRRLAEPTPAVLDALRPLGGDLVVLGAGGKMGPTLARMARRALDLLGRRDRVIAVSRFASPGADAALRMGHVETIRCDLSDHAAVRALPEAPLVVFMAGQKFGTTDAPGATWMMNTVVPAYVAERYAGARIIAFSTGNVYPLTPAAGGGAREDLPPAPVGEYAASCLGRERVLEFASRRDGTTMAIVRLNYAVELRYGVLVDIVRAVLRGDPIDVRMGYVNVIWQGDANARALQCFAHAASPPFVINITGGETLSVRDLAEHAGRLLGRTPRIEGDEAPDALLSDASRSIALFGPPAVSVGQMMAWIADWLQRGGRVLDKPTHFEERRGAF; this is encoded by the coding sequence ATGGTGCAGCGCCGCGTCATGCCGGCGATGCCGGCGTCCGGGCCCGCGGGTGATCCCGCCCCGAACACCGAAGACGACCTGGACCGGCGGCTCGCCGAGCCGACGCCGGCGGTGCTCGACGCGCTGCGGCCGTTGGGCGGCGACCTGGTGGTGCTGGGCGCGGGCGGCAAGATGGGCCCGACCTTGGCGCGCATGGCGCGGCGCGCGTTGGACTTGTTAGGCCGCCGCGACCGCGTCATCGCCGTCTCGCGGTTCGCCTCTCCCGGTGCCGATGCCGCGCTCCGGATGGGACACGTCGAAACCATTCGCTGCGACCTGTCGGACCATGCGGCGGTGCGCGCGCTGCCCGAGGCGCCGCTGGTCGTGTTCATGGCCGGTCAGAAATTCGGCACGACTGACGCACCCGGCGCCACGTGGATGATGAACACGGTGGTCCCGGCGTACGTCGCCGAGCGGTATGCGGGCGCGCGTATCATCGCGTTTTCGACGGGCAACGTGTATCCACTCACTCCAGCGGCCGGCGGCGGCGCACGCGAAGACCTGCCGCCGGCACCGGTCGGCGAATACGCGGCGTCGTGCCTCGGCCGCGAGCGTGTGTTGGAGTTCGCGTCGCGCCGCGACGGAACGACGATGGCGATCGTGCGCCTCAATTACGCGGTGGAGCTGCGGTACGGCGTGCTCGTCGACATCGTGCGCGCCGTGCTGCGCGGCGACCCGATAGACGTGCGCATGGGCTACGTGAACGTGATCTGGCAGGGCGATGCGAACGCGCGCGCGCTGCAATGCTTCGCGCACGCGGCGTCGCCGCCGTTCGTGATCAACATTACGGGCGGCGAAACACTATCGGTTCGCGATCTGGCCGAGCATGCCGGCCGTCTGTTAGGCCGCACGCCGCGCATCGAGGGCGACGAAGCGCCGGATGCGTTGCTGAGCGATGCGAGCCGGTCGATCGCGCTCTTCGGGCCGCCGGCCGTGTCCGTTGGGCAGATGATGGCGTGGATTGCCGACTGGCTCCAGCGCGGCGGCCGCGTGCTGGACAAGCCGACGCACTTTGAGGAGCGGCGGGGCGCGTTTTGA
- a CDS encoding chloride channel protein, with protein sequence MKDRTASSASTTGGLPVAPSMGPALDAAHVPHERAENHRRIVFISGLAILVAFGAGFVAVVLMRLIGLITNLSFYGRFSTEFSSPADNHLGLWVILVPVVGGVIVGIMARYGSAAIRGHGIPEAMEQVLYNESRVPPRVTILKPVSAAFAIGTGGPFGAEGPIIATGGALGSLVGQLVRTTADERKVLLAAGAAAGMAATFGSPVSAVLLAIELLLFEYRARSLVPVALASATATAVRIAFMGSGPIFPMSNIVQPGGAALATYIVLGAVVGLASVYVTRAVYAIEDGFDKLPIHWMWWPAIGGLAVGIIGYFAPHTMGVGYDNIEHIVAGNIVGVALLVLVVAKFVSWAISLGSGTSGGTLAPLFTIGGGLGSLLGSVVIALAPGLGLDVRVAALVGMAAIFAGASRAMLASVVFAFETTRQPLGLLPLLGGCSAAYLVSLLMMRSTIMTEKLARRGTDVESDYAVDYLSQILVKDVASPDVVALDADDAIEEVRDWMASREDESRHQGFPVVDKDGTLLGVVGRGDLLDLELPIDAKVRDVIKRPPVVIFAESTVRQAADHMVRQGVGRLPVVTRADPDHVVGIVTRSDLLAAHATRLDSANRASRTIRLEFRALPWRFRRSHVRVGDETATITTVETAPSTLPPETDDDQTPPRKG encoded by the coding sequence ATGAAAGATCGGACGGCCTCGAGCGCAAGCACCACTGGCGGGTTGCCGGTTGCGCCATCGATGGGACCCGCCCTCGACGCCGCGCATGTCCCGCACGAGCGCGCGGAAAATCATCGCCGCATCGTGTTCATCAGCGGACTCGCCATCCTCGTCGCGTTCGGGGCGGGATTCGTCGCCGTCGTCCTCATGCGGCTGATCGGGCTGATCACGAACCTGTCGTTCTACGGGCGGTTCTCGACCGAATTCTCGTCGCCGGCGGACAATCATCTCGGGCTGTGGGTGATCCTGGTGCCCGTGGTCGGCGGCGTGATCGTGGGCATCATGGCGCGCTACGGCTCGGCGGCCATTCGCGGCCACGGCATTCCCGAAGCGATGGAGCAGGTGCTGTACAACGAGAGCCGCGTCCCGCCGCGGGTCACGATTCTCAAACCGGTGTCGGCGGCGTTCGCTATCGGTACCGGCGGTCCGTTCGGCGCCGAGGGCCCGATCATCGCGACGGGTGGTGCGTTAGGCTCGCTCGTTGGGCAGCTGGTGCGCACCACGGCGGACGAGCGGAAGGTCCTGTTGGCCGCCGGCGCCGCTGCGGGCATGGCGGCGACGTTCGGCAGCCCGGTGTCGGCCGTGCTGCTCGCCATCGAGCTGCTGCTGTTCGAGTATCGAGCGCGGTCGCTCGTGCCGGTGGCGCTGGCCAGCGCGACGGCAACCGCCGTTCGTATCGCCTTCATGGGCTCGGGTCCGATCTTCCCGATGAGCAACATCGTGCAGCCGGGCGGCGCGGCGTTGGCGACCTACATCGTCCTCGGCGCGGTGGTCGGCCTGGCATCGGTCTACGTCACGCGCGCGGTGTACGCGATCGAAGATGGATTCGACAAGCTGCCGATTCACTGGATGTGGTGGCCGGCGATCGGCGGGCTGGCGGTGGGCATCATCGGGTACTTCGCGCCGCACACGATGGGCGTCGGGTACGACAACATCGAGCACATCGTGGCCGGCAACATCGTCGGTGTTGCGTTGCTGGTGTTGGTGGTCGCGAAATTCGTGTCCTGGGCGATTTCGTTGGGCAGCGGCACGTCCGGCGGAACGCTGGCGCCGTTGTTCACGATCGGCGGCGGCTTGGGCTCGCTGCTCGGCAGCGTGGTGATCGCGCTGGCACCCGGGTTGGGCCTGGACGTGCGCGTGGCGGCGCTGGTCGGGATGGCGGCGATTTTCGCGGGCGCGTCGCGGGCGATGCTGGCGTCGGTCGTGTTCGCGTTCGAAACAACGCGGCAACCGTTAGGCTTGCTGCCGCTCCTCGGCGGGTGCAGCGCCGCCTATCTCGTGTCGCTGCTCATGATGCGCAGCACGATCATGACGGAGAAGCTGGCGCGGCGCGGGACGGACGTGGAATCGGACTATGCCGTCGACTATCTGTCGCAGATTCTGGTGAAGGATGTCGCGTCACCGGATGTCGTCGCGCTCGATGCCGATGATGCGATCGAAGAAGTGCGCGACTGGATGGCATCGCGTGAAGACGAGTCGCGGCACCAGGGGTTCCCGGTGGTAGACAAGGATGGTACGCTGTTAGGCGTCGTGGGCCGCGGGGACCTGCTCGATCTCGAGCTGCCGATCGATGCGAAGGTGCGCGATGTGATCAAGCGGCCGCCGGTGGTGATTTTCGCGGAGAGCACGGTGCGACAGGCGGCCGACCACATGGTGCGCCAGGGCGTCGGGCGTCTGCCGGTGGTGACGCGGGCGGATCCGGATCACGTTGTCGGCATCGTGACGCGCAGCGACCTTCTCGCCGCACACGCGACGCGGCTCGATTCCGCGAATCGGGCCAGCCGAACGATTCGTCTCGAGTTCCGCGCGCTGCCGTGGCGCTTCCGGCGGTCGCACGTGCGCGTCGGCGATGAGACGGCGACGATCACGACCGTCGAAACGGCGCCGTCGACGCTCCCTCCCGAGACGGACGACGACCAGACGCCGCCGCGGAAGGGATGA
- a CDS encoding SufE family protein has protein sequence MANESTPNEHDAAPLPPSLDRVLRYFRSLGREEKMQALVSYAKKLEPLPERYTAIDRSNFTVPECQTRVDIFPEVREGRLHFFADVNVRQSPTVAAFLAILFSAVNDQPPSTTLAIPSDIVPTMMHDIGLGAREAGLTAMVDRLKRYARAAA, from the coding sequence ATGGCCAACGAATCGACGCCTAACGAACACGACGCCGCGCCGCTGCCGCCGTCTCTCGACCGGGTGCTGCGGTACTTTCGCTCGCTCGGCCGCGAGGAGAAGATGCAGGCGCTCGTCTCGTACGCGAAGAAGCTCGAGCCGCTGCCCGAGCGCTACACGGCCATCGACCGGTCGAATTTCACCGTGCCCGAATGTCAGACGCGCGTGGACATCTTTCCGGAAGTCCGCGAAGGGCGGCTGCATTTTTTCGCCGACGTGAACGTGCGGCAGTCGCCGACGGTGGCGGCGTTTCTCGCCATCCTGTTTTCGGCGGTGAACGACCAACCGCCATCGACGACGCTGGCGATCCCATCGGACATCGTGCCGACGATGATGCACGACATCGGGTTGGGGGCCCGCGAGGCGGGGCTCACGGCGATGGTCGACCGCCTCAAGCGCTACGCGCGCGCCGCGGCATGA
- a CDS encoding OsmC family peroxiredoxin: protein MPTRVATAVWEGGLQSGTGSFSGQSGKIGGAYSFGTRFGNTPGSNPEELLAAAEAACYSMALSLGLEQNGTPPQRVETKAACTIDKVGEGFKITTMVLTVRAKVPNVDAPTFRKIAEATKDGCPVSGALKGNVKIDLNASLDA, encoded by the coding sequence ATGCCGACACGTGTGGCGACGGCCGTGTGGGAAGGCGGCCTGCAATCTGGGACAGGGTCATTTTCGGGGCAGAGCGGCAAGATCGGCGGCGCGTATTCGTTCGGCACGCGGTTCGGCAATACGCCGGGCTCGAATCCGGAAGAATTGCTCGCGGCTGCCGAGGCCGCTTGTTACAGCATGGCGCTCTCGCTCGGCCTGGAGCAGAACGGCACACCGCCGCAGCGCGTCGAAACCAAGGCCGCGTGTACGATCGACAAGGTCGGTGAGGGATTCAAGATCACGACCATGGTGCTCACGGTGCGCGCCAAGGTCCCGAACGTCGACGCGCCCACCTTTCGAAAGATCGCCGAGGCCACCAAGGACGGCTGTCCGGTGTCCGGGGCACTCAAGGGCAATGTGAAGATCGACCTGAACGCGTCGCTCGACGCGTGA
- a CDS encoding dihydrodipicolinate synthase family protein: MIPAPFDIRAHLAAGQAIPAHPLALDASGRLDDRCQRALTRYYASAGAGGLAVGVHTTQFAIREHGLLEPVLSLAAEVLEELEAGGRAAIARVAGVCGQTTQAVAEAALARDRGYHAALVSYGGWGDAPDAALLEHARAVGEVLPVFGFYLQPAVGGRPLGYEFWRRFAALEAVVAIKIAPFNRYATWDVVRAVGDAGRRDIALYTGNDDAIVADLLTTFPNGMRMAGGLLGQWAVWTHRAVALLHEIRTSASAAPAAQWLARAAALTDANAAIFDAANRFAGCIAGIQEVLHRQGLVRSTRCLDARDVLSPGQAEAITRVSAAYPELRDDDFVRAHLDEWLR; this comes from the coding sequence TTGATCCCGGCGCCGTTCGACATCCGCGCGCACCTGGCTGCGGGCCAGGCGATTCCCGCGCATCCTCTGGCGCTGGATGCATCCGGCCGTCTGGACGATCGGTGTCAGCGAGCGCTGACGCGCTACTACGCGAGCGCCGGCGCCGGTGGATTGGCCGTGGGCGTTCACACGACGCAGTTCGCGATTCGAGAGCACGGTCTGCTCGAGCCGGTGTTGTCGCTGGCCGCGGAGGTGTTGGAGGAGCTCGAGGCGGGCGGACGCGCCGCCATCGCGCGCGTGGCCGGCGTCTGCGGCCAAACGACGCAGGCTGTCGCCGAAGCGGCGTTGGCGCGCGATCGCGGATATCACGCGGCGCTGGTGAGCTACGGCGGCTGGGGAGATGCGCCCGATGCGGCATTGCTCGAACACGCCCGCGCCGTCGGCGAGGTGCTGCCGGTGTTCGGGTTCTACCTGCAGCCGGCCGTGGGCGGCCGTCCGTTAGGCTACGAGTTCTGGCGGCGGTTCGCGGCGCTCGAGGCGGTGGTGGCGATCAAGATCGCGCCGTTCAACCGCTATGCCACCTGGGATGTGGTGCGCGCGGTGGGCGATGCGGGCCGCCGCGACATCGCGCTCTACACCGGAAACGATGACGCGATCGTCGCCGACCTGTTGACGACGTTTCCTAACGGGATGCGGATGGCGGGCGGCTTGCTCGGGCAGTGGGCGGTGTGGACGCACCGGGCCGTCGCGCTGCTCCACGAGATCAGGACATCCGCATCCGCGGCGCCCGCGGCGCAATGGCTCGCGCGCGCCGCCGCGCTGACCGATGCGAACGCGGCGATTTTCGATGCGGCCAACCGATTCGCGGGGTGCATTGCGGGCATCCAGGAGGTGCTGCACCGCCAGGGGCTCGTGCGCAGCACGCGGTGCCTCGATGCGCGAGACGTCCTCTCGCCCGGGCAGGCAGAGGCCATCACCCGTGTCTCGGCGGCGTATCCGGAGCTGCGCGACGACGACTTCGTGCGGGCCCATCTCGACGAGTGGTTGCGCTAG